The following are encoded in a window of Manihot esculenta cultivar AM560-2 chromosome 8, M.esculenta_v8, whole genome shotgun sequence genomic DNA:
- the LOC110621318 gene encoding probable LRR receptor-like serine/threonine-protein kinase At1g67720 — METKISFFSFLLLLLLLAYSASAQMPGFVSLDCGGKENFTDELGLVWTSDANLIYGETAIVSVTNETRKQYTTLRHFPADSRKYCYTLGVMSRTRYLLRATFLYGNFDNNNVYPKFDISVGATHWSTIVISDANTIETIELIFLASSPTISVCLSNATTGQPFISTLELRQFNGSIYYTAYENQFYLSVSARINFGADSEDPVRYPDDPFDRIWESDSVKKANYLVDVADGTEKVSTDAPIDVSRNQMPPEKVMQTAVVGTNGSLTYRLNLDGFPGFGWAVTYFAEIEDLEPDESRKFRLVLPGYPDMSKAIVNIQENAQGKYRLYQPGYPNISLPFVLSFKFGKTADSTEGPLLNAMEINKYLEKNDGSPDGEVIASVISPYASADWAQEGGDPCLPVPWSWLQCNSDGRPRIVKISLSSKNLTGNIPSDLPKLNGLVELWLDRNSLTGSIPDFTGCRDLEIIHLENNQLTGELPSSLLDLPNLRELYVQNNLLSGTVPSGLLNKNIVLNYSGNPNLHEGGQRGKHIAIVIGSSVGAAILLIATIASCLFIRRGKRSSDQERSRVPPPVQRLVSNDTPAEGAYCFTFSEIEDATKKFEKKIGSGGFGVVYYGKMKDGKEIAVKVLTSNSYQGKREFSNEVTLLSRIHHRNLVQFLGFCQEEGRSMLVYEFMHNGTLKEHLYGPLTRGRSINWIKRLEIAEDAAKGIEYLHTGCVPAIIHRDLKTSNILLDKQMRAKVSDFGLSKLAVDGASHVSSIVRGTVGYLDPEYYISQQLTDKSDVYSFGVILLELMSGQEAISNESFGVNCRNIVQWAKLHIESGDIQGIIDPSLDDEYDLQSMWKIAEKALMCVQPHGHMRPSISEVLKEIQDAILIEREAVAVREGNSDDMSRNSIRSSLNLGSLEFGGTENYLALDDTVAQPAAR; from the exons ATGGAGACTAAGAtttccttcttctctttccttctccttcttcttcttcttgcgtACTCTGCCTCTGCTCAGATGCCAG GTTTTGTGAGTTTGGATTGTGGGGGCAAAGAAAATTTCACCGATGAACTTGGATTGGTGTGGACTTCTGATGCTAATCTTATTTACGGAGAAACAGCAATCGTATCAGTTACAAATGAGACAAGGAAGCAATACACAACACTGAGACATTTCCCAGCAGATTCCAGGAAGTACTGTTACACTCTAGGTGTCATGAGTAGGACAAGATATCTTTTAAGGGCAACATTCTTGTATGGTAATTTTGACAACAACAATGTCTATCCCAAATTTGATATCTCTGTTGGGGCAACTCATTGGTCCACAATTGTCATTTCTGATGCTAATACCATTGAGACTATAGAGCTTATATTTCTGGCTTCAAGTCCCACTATCAGTGTGTGCTTATCCAATGCTACAACTGGACAGCCATTCATATCTACACTCGAGCTCCGGCAATTCAATGGTTCGATTTATTATACAGCATATGAGAACCAATTTTATCTGAGTGTTTCTGCAAGGATCAATTTTGGTGCAGATAGTGAAGATCCAGTTAG GTATCCTGATGACCCATTCGATAGAATATGGGAATCTGACTCTGTGAAGAAAGCAAATTACCTTGTTGATGTTGCAGATGGAACTGAGAAAGTTTCAACTGATGCACCAATAGATGTCAGCAGGAATCAAATGCCTCCTGAGAAAGTGATGCAGACTGCTGTAGTTGGTACAAATGGATCATTAACCTATCGGCTGAACTTAGATGGTTTCCCTGGTTTTGGGTGGGCTGTCACATACTTTGCAGAAATTGAAGATTTGGAGCCTGATGAGTCCAGGAAATTCAGGCTTGTACTACCTGGGTACCCTGATATGAGCAAAGCTATTGTCAATATCCAAGAAAATGCTCAAGGGAAATATCGTCTCTATCAACCAGGATATCCCAACATATCTCTTCCCTTTGTATTGTCTTTTAAATTTGGAAAGACTGCTGATTCTACTGAGGGACCACTCTTGAATGCTATGGAGATAAATAAGTATCTAGAGAAAAATGATGGTTCCCCTGATG GGGAAGTTATTGCTAGTGTCATTTCGCCTTATGCATCAGCAGATTGGGCACAAGAAGGTGGTGACCCTTGTCTACCGGTACCATGGTCATGGTTGCAGTGTAATTCAGATGGACGACCAAGGATAgtcaaaat CTCCTTGTCTAGTAAGAATTTGACAGGGAATATTCCTTCAGACTTGCCAAAGTTAAATGGCTTAGTTGAACT ATGGCTTGATAGGAATTCACTTACTGGTTCAATACCTGATTTTACTGGATGCAGAGACTTGGAGATCAT CCATCTCGAGAACAATCAGTTGACGGGTGAGCTTCCTTCCTCGTTATTGGACCTACCAAATTTAAGGGAACT GTACGTGCAAAATAATTTGTTATCTGGAACAGTGCCATCAGGTCTTCTCAATAAAAACATAGTTTTGAA CTACTCTGGAAACCCTAATCTTCATGAAGGAGGCCAAAGAGGAAAGCACATTGCTATTGTCATTGGTTCATCAGTTGGAGCTGCCATTCTGCTGATAGCTACAATAGCTTCCTGTTTATTTATACGCAGAGGAAAGAGAAGTTCTGATCAAG aAAGATCCAGGGTTCCCCCACCTGTTCAAAGGCTAGTTTCCAATGATACTCCAGCAGAAGGTGCATATTGCTTTACGTTCTCTGAGATTGAGGACGCTACAAAAAAGTTTGAGAAGAAAATAGGTTCTGGAGGTTTTGGGGTTGTCTACTATGGGAAAATGAAAGATGGAAAAGAAATTGCAGTGAAAGTTCTTACTAGTAATTCTTACCAAGGGAAGCGAGAATTTTCAAATGAG GTGACCCTTCTTTCAAGGATTCATCACAGAAACCTGGTACAGTTTCTTGGATTTTGCCAAGAAGAAGGGAGAAGTATGCTTGTTTATGAGTTCATGCACAATGGAACACTCAAGGAACATCTTTATG GCCCATTAACACGTGGAAGAAGTATTAATTGGATCAAGCGCCTTGAGATAGCTGAAGATGCTGCCAAAG GAATTGAATATCTCCACACAGGCTGTGTTCCTGCAATTATCCACAGAGATTTAAAGACTAGTAATATTCTTCTTGACAAACAAATGAGAGCAAAGGTTTCTGACTTTGGTCTTTCAAAACTGGCAGTAGATGGAGCTTCACATGTCTCGAGTATAGTTAGGGGCACAGTGGGGTATTTGGATCCAGA GTATTATATttctcagcagttgacagacaAGAGTGATGTTTATAGTTTTGGTGTCATTCTCCTGGAGCTGATGTCCGGACAAGAAGCCATCTCAAACGAAAGCTTTGGTGTTAATTGCCGTAATATTGTCCAATGG GCAAAGTTGCACATCGAAAGCGGGGACATCCAAGGAATTATTGATCCCTCACTAGATGATGAGTATGATTTACAGTCTATGTGGAAGATAGCAGAAAAAGCTTTGATGTGTGTCCAACCTCATGGACACATGAGGCCATCAATTTCAGAAGTTCTCAAGGAGATCCAAGATGCTATCCTAATTGAAAGGGAAGCTGTAGCAGTGAGAGAAGGTAACTCAGACGACATGTCAAGGAATTCTATTCGTTCTTCACTCAACTTGGGTTCCTTGGAATTTGGTGGAACAGAGAATTATCTAGCCCTTGATGACACTGTTGCACAGCCAGCAGCTAGATAG
- the LOC110621319 gene encoding L-ascorbate peroxidase 2, cytosolic, producing the protein MGKWYPKVSDEYQKAVQKCKRKLRGHVAEKRCAPIVLRLTWHSAGTFDVKTRTGGPFGTIRHPEELAHQANNGLDIAVRLLEPIKEQFPILTYADFYQLAGVVAVEITGGPEIPFNPGRPDKSNPPPEGRLPDATKGADHLREVFGRMGLSDKDIVALSGGHTLGSCHKERSGFEGPWTTHPLIFDNSYFKELLSGEKEGLIQLPSDKALLQDPVFRALVEKYAADEDAFFEDYAEAHLKLSELGFGDAQ; encoded by the exons ATGGGCAAGTGGTACCCCAAGGTGAGCGACGAATATCAGAAAGCAGTCCagaaatgcaaaagaaagcttaGAGGACACGTCGCTGAGAAGCGCTGCGCTCCCATCGTCCTTCGCCTAAC ATGGCACTCTGCTGGTACTTTTGATGTGAAGACGAGAACAGGGGGACCTTTTGGGACGATCAGGCACCCAGAGGAGCTTGCACACCAGGCCAATAATGGTCTTGATATTGCTGTGAGACTTCTGGAGCCCATCAAGGAACAGTTTCCTATCTTGACCTATGCTGACTTCTACCAG TTAGCTGGAGTTGTTGCTGTAGAAATTACAGGAGGGCCTGAGATTCCTTTCAACCCTGGGAGACCA GATAAATCTAATCCACCCCCAGAAGGTCGCTTGCCTGATGCTACTAAAG GTGCTGATCATCTGAGGGAGGTCTTTGGTCGAATGGGTCTCAGTGACAAAGACATTGTTGCCTTGTCTGGTGGTCACACCCTG GGTAGCTGCCACAAGGAGCGTTCTGGATTTGAGGGTCCCTGGACCACTCATCCTCTCATTTTTGACAACTCTTATTTCAA GGAATTGTTAAGTGGAGAGAAGGAAGGCCTTATCCAGCTGCCATCTGATAAGGCTCTTTTACAGGATCCAGTCTTTCGAGCTCTAGTTGAAAAATATGCTGCA GATGAGGATGCATTCTTTGAAGATTATGCGGAAGCTCATTTGAAGCTCTCAGAGCTTGG CTTCGGTGATGCTCAATAA